The genomic DNA AGGACCCATGTGGCGCACTGGTGCTCGGCACGGCCTGATGCCTGATGCTCCTGCCACGCCATGCATGTCGTGTGGTGCTGCGCATGTGGGGGTTCCCTGCCGCGCATCGGCAACGGCTACTAATGCAGAGGACATGGCTGTCGCCTCTCCTGGCCATCGATCCCGGCCGATCTGTACCACGACCCTTGTACTCTCTCTAGCGATTGATTTCGTGTAGGCCTGCTTGGCTTCCTGGGATCTTGTCTTTAATCTCGTTTCACCAAGAGCAGCAACAAGAAATCCTTTTGTGCCATGTGCTGTACATTTGTCTGTAGTATTTTGTTATCCCCATTGGTTCAGTGGATTGATGGATGGATGATGCTCATGACCGTTAGCTTGTTCAGTTCTCTGCACGAGCATGATTACTTTGTCTATCTCTAGCCCAGTTTTTGCTGCGATTGTTTAATTTCCACCAGATAATGAGGGGGGACCCTACTTGTTATTTTGTCTGGATTGAATGCTTTGGAACGTTGTACCTGCAAGTGGCTTTAGTGGCCACAATACCATTAGGATTCCATGGGCATTATTTGTGCATTACCCCACACGCTTGCCGGGCAGCTGCTGCCCGGTGAAATACTGTCCACACGTTGGCTAACGCCTCGAATCCGATGGCTGTGCACGGGCGCTGGTTGTACGTGCGTGGATCATCAATAATCGAGTGCGTAAAAGACGCATTCAATCTCGTCAGCCTCCTAAGGCAGGGCATCTGAACGTGCAACAGCGCAAGATCAATGCCGGTGAAAAACGGCCATTGTTGCCATTTGAGATGCTGCACGCATGTTACTTCAGCATTTCCTGTTCCAGATCAGTTTATAGGCCGCCCTGAATGTTCGTGGCGCGGCGTTCCCCAAACTGAATATCACCAGAGCACTCATGGCCTGCAATGAAGGGAACGACGACTGGCACGCGCAACGATTTCGCTGCTTTTGATCTGACCCCCCACCCCAACCGGCTGTCCTCAAGCCAGTAGACCTGCTTGGGCTCGGGATGCCACACACCCACGCGGTTTTTAAGCATTTCTGACGAGGACTCGAAGCTTTCGAGGTCAGGGAGGACATGGGGAGATTGCAACCCATGGCATCTTGTCAACCGGATTGGCATCAGCATCGCAGACAGCGAGCCTAGCGCGTAGCAATGCGGCTTGGACGGACCCGGTAGACCCTGAAGCACCGAGCAGGTAGCACGTGATGTGTAGCGGTATAAAGAAACTGAAGGCCCGGCATGGCGCTACCTGCTCGGCTACTCGCCATCAACCAGCATCCAGAGCAACAAGCAGCCAGGAGACGATGCATTTGCTTGCACATTTCACCGAGTAGGTGGAGCGCCAGGACAGCTGCTGCGACGAGTAGAATGTACTTGCCATGTGGCCGGCTGAAACAACGGTCGGAGAGCACAGGCAATGCAGGTCGTAGTTTTGCTCGGCATCCTGCAGTGGAGGGAGTAAATTTTGCTGTCAGGATCCGGAAAGGATGGGAGCAGTGCCCCAATGTTTCCCGATCTTTCACCGTTATTGGAAGAGTTGCTTTTGTAGTCTCCTGATAATCTTATCTCAATCCAACTAtcgtattgggagagtcacaatTTATTCTTTATTTAGGAAGAGTTGAagtgaattattgggttgtcccgataattagaaaaaaaaggatCATTATTCTCTCAGAAACTCTCCTAACAATTTATGGAACACGATCTGGCTGGTGTGGCAGCAGAAGTAAAGTTTTTTGGACGAGGATAATAACGGTGTGGAGCTGACTGCTGGGGCCACTTGGTAGCATGTTTGATCTCTGCAGGAGACGACAGTGGCTTTCCGCATGATTGCAGAAAGTACTACACAATAGATGAGCCCGCAGATGATAAAATGTTTGTCCACGTGCTTTGTTGTCACGATTTTTACAACTTACTtttactctctctgtttttttttccaccgAAAACGGTATGAATAGATCTTACTGGCTGCTGTAGTAGCTATGCTTTCGGTGAGTGAGGACGAAGGTGATTAGGGGGCACACGAAGCAGTGTCAGTGTTATGGATCGTTGGTAAAAGGGCAACCTACAAAAGGTCTAAAAAATGGTAAGCTATATGattaggaaaaaaatgaaaaaacgGGTGCTTTTCCATTTTAGAAGTATACGTATTTTAAGTCTACGAGAACTATTCTTACTTTTGTTAAGGACATCATTTTGAATATCCAtaatgaaaagaacaaaaaaagaaagctCAGGCTGCTCAATTTCAGTCAGTTTCCGGCCACGGACGGattgatgtcgaggcccatcatCGCCAAAGCCCATACAGATTCTGACTCGCAAAAAAAAGCCCACACAGATTCTCGCTTGGCCCAACCATAAGCAGCAGATTCTCTCTTTTCTCTCACGAGTCCCAATCCCAATTTGTGTGATCGTACCAAAACTATTCGACTCCCACTACGTTCCGATTCGGTGGCCTTCCTTTCTCTGTCTCTCCTCTCTTGGTATTCCTTTCCTGGCGGCGACGactgggcgagcggcggcgccgtcttCGCTTGCCGGCGACCTGCACCCACCAGGTATGCccgccccttcccttcctttacGGCTGTGCGAAACGGAGCACCCCGAATCCTAACGTAAGCTATctgtattcggatctgacccaGTTACAACAACTCGCCTACTAACTTCGATTTTGTTTGCAAATTATCGGGTGTTCACGTTTACACCCATGTCCTATGCTGGGTCCGCCCCGCGTGCAGTTCATAGATCTCATGCGACGCTGGCAAACTTGCTGCGTCCTCTCGCAGGTGGCGCGATGTCTTTGCTGGTTTGAGTAGGTCTGGGATTAATCGATGCTGTTAACTTGGATCCGATATTGGTGGCCTCTGCTGCATTTCTAGTGCTTCATAATGCGTCACAGTGGTTCTAGGTTTTTGTGACTTGTTCCGTGCATTGTCAATATCAGTACTGCTTTGGGTGTTGGGCTGGTGTTTGGCGCAAAATGTTAGAGCTTGCCAATGATTTTTGGAGTTTGGTTGGAGTCCTTGGGGATAAATGTGATAAAAGGCGCCATTTTTCCTATAAAATTCCTTCTCTGTTCTGATGAAAGCAGTCATTTCAGCTGTACTTAGTGAACTTGAATTGAGATTTGTTTGCAGAATGAATTGCTTCGGGTATCCATAGTGGGTTTTGATTCACAATTATCATTTTCCTTAACAATGCATACTATCTGAAAATGCTAATTTGTGTTCATAGTCATTCAGCAGTGTCACAGAGGCAACATTTGCGATTTATGGTAGCCTTCGATATTGGTTTTATTGATTGCATTACGATTGTTACACAAACCATTTTATCATGGTTTCCTGTTACTGTGTATTTTCATCATTGCCTACTGTATTTCAAGTCTACAGTTGTGGTATTACacctttattttatttgttgatgGCAGGTTTGAGATAACTTGAAGCAAAGGTTCAAAGCAAAATGGTACCACAATATTTAATTCTTTATTTTGCGTCGCACCACTCATTGGCATGATGCTTATTATCTGAATATCTGTAATCTTAAAAGCATTCATCTTTTGAAGTTCAGGTGTATATCAGGTGTATATGTCTTTATCAGTCTGATCACTTTTGATTAGATGACTACAAGTTAAACCAAGAAGGATCAAGCCAGCCCAAAATCGAACTTCATATGAACACATTATATAGCACGCAAAGTTCCTTGTGTTACAGTACTGTTTCATTCTTAGCTTCgaacttctattttttttatatattaagTGACGTGGATAGAAGTCTAGTTCATAGCATGGTTAAGATCATCTTGAGATTTAGACTATTGAACATATTCCAATGATGCaaacattatttttatttattcttcATGTGTTATCTTTGGCTTCCCTGGCTCTATTATGGATGTGGTTAATGCATATATCAACATGATTCCTTTTATTCCTGCAGTTTTACGGGGGATATGCATACCATGGCAGTACGTTTGAGCAAACGTACCGTTGTTATCCAGCATCCTTCTTTGATAAGGTATACCACTCCTTGGTGCTCTCAATTTTATCTGCTCATACCTAGCACTTTGTTCTCCTTGTACATGCTGAGTTGGACTTAcacttcttctatttcttttttcagccaCACCTTGAGGGTGGTGACAAAGGTAAGTGTGGAGAGCAGTTTGGCTTTgtcgtctttttttttaacgCACAGTTAATATGACATACACTTGATATTGTATTGTTGTTGTCAAATGCAGTAATAATGCCACCATCTGCCCTTGATCGCCTGGGTAAGCTCAGTAGTTTCTTTATCCTTAGCCATAAGATTTAATTTTGCAACCTCCTCTTGTTGACTTAATTATACATTCATAGTCATTAATTCTTTGGGCTCTTTGTAATAGCTTCCCTTCACATCGAGTACCCAATGCTATTTGAGCTGCACAATGATGCAACTCAACGGATTTCACACTGTGGTGTTTTGGAGTTTGTGGCAGAAGAAGGCATGATCATCATGCCCTACTGGGTATGTGCAAAAAGTGAACTTTTTTACTGCTATCTTAAGCCTGTCTtgactgattttttttctatgtcTTCACATATTTTAGATGATGCAAAACATGCTTCTTCAAGAGGGTGACACTGTCCGTGTGAAAAATGCCACGCTTCCCAAGGGTACATATGTGAAGTTGCAACCTCACACAACTGATTTTCTGGACATCTCAAATCCAAAAGCCATGTAAGTAAATCAATAAAGTTGTTCTATACTTATCTGTTAAAACCTTTATTCCTTTTGGCATTTGGCATCATCATTCTCATTACTTGCTGGTGTAACTTTGCAGCCTGGAGAAAACTCTCAGAAATTTCTCCTGCTTAACTACGGGAGATAGCATCATGGTTGCTTACAACAACAAACAGTATTATATTGACATTGTTGAAACAAAGCCTGCTTCAGCTGTTAGCATCATTGAGACAGACTGTGAAGTGGACTTTGCACCTCCCCTTGACTATAAAGAACCTGAGAAACCACAGCAGCCTACAATTCCCACAAGCAAGGCTGCTGCTGAAGGTTTGTATTTAGCTTCTTTGAAAAAAATTTTGTAGCCTATGAATGCAATTGACTTGTTAGATGTGCTTGTTTTACAAGGTTGATCTTCTCATCCCTATCTGTACCTTTGGATTCTAGTAGTTTCCTTTCTGTGCCTGGCACTGCCATCTGGACACTCTACAACCAGAATTAGTATTTTGTCCATTTTCTATAAGCTTATATGTGATAAAGCTAGGAGCAAAAAATCTCCACCTCAACAAACCAACCCGTCAATTCATCCAAACAACCCCAGGGTCCGCTCGTTTTGCGGCAAGATTACATCTGCATAATACGACCTACCACAGATCAATCTAAGCTCGGAAACACGGAATTAATCTGGGAAGAGCAGGGAGGTCACCTTGGTTGGTGGCGCGGTGTCAAGTTTCTTTGATTCTGAATGAGCCTGTTGAGCTCTATATTAGATCTGTCAAATTGTTGAAGTGCATGAAACACTACCTGTGTGTTGTGTTATATAAAAATTTTCTTGTTAAATATGTTTGCTTGCTGTTTCAACATGCAGTTGGAGACACTGTAGTTGAAGATGAACCCAAATTCAAACCATTTACTGGATCCGGAAAGCGGTTGGATGGTAGAGCCTCAAAACTACAGGCATCTGAGGTTCCATCCACTGCACATTCTGTTCCTTTGGATTCAAACAAAAGAGCAAATCAGCAAACATCATCTGCGCCTGCAACTACTTCTGGAGCTAGCAATTCCACTCGTCAGAAAACAGGAAAGCTTGTTTTTGGTTCAAGTGCAAGCAACAATAAAGAACCACAAAAGGTATTTCCCTACTTTAGTGCAAGCTTGCTATTTTCAATTATTCATGCTCCTTTTTTTCAGTGAATTTTGACGTTGATTTTTGGCTGTCTGCTTTGCATAAATCTTGTGAATGTGATCGATGAACTATCAATGTTAATCTTTATTGGCCAAATATCTGAAGAGCTAACCTTTTCAAGTTTAGTGCATTGTATGCCAATACAGATTAAGTATGCTAGATAATCCAACATCCAAATGCGTTGAGGAACTCAAATCCATTTAAAATTTCTTATCCTCTCAGACATTTTTGTAACCCACATATTCCGACTTTTGGTTCGATGGAACCAACATTTCTTTACCTACTGTAAGCTATTCTATCCGTTTGGAACTAGTAGGCATATAATTCTATAAAAGGTCAAACTGCGTAAGTTTTGAGCAACAATTAGTCACTATATGCAGTATGAAAGTTATTTCAAAGATCTTTCAATATGACATTGATCTTTATTTCAATTGTTGATTTTAGTTTAAGATAAATTGATGGTCAAAGTATACATTGAAAGACTTCGTTAAATCCTATAATATGCCTAGTAATAAAGAACAGTAGTAGTGGCTAGCATAGAGTTTGTGCATTGCTATGGAATCCTTTTTTCCCTTGAGGGAAAACTGGGTGTGTCTAACTCTGTATTTCAAATGCGTCTTGACTTGTTTAATTGATGTTTTAAGTTAACTTATCAACAAGCCCTTGTTATTAAACATATAAATGAGGAGTATTTCAAATGTGTCATGACTTGTTTAAGTGATATATTGCAAGTTAGGTTCTAGATTCTTGAATTTCTGCAGTGTATTGTTGCCCCACCTCCAGATTTTTCTACTGCTCCTTATAGTTTGTCAATCTTGATTTGTGGCCATTGGATGGAATTTGGCAAAAAGGAAATTTAAGACAACGTGGCATTCCTTTGAACCATTGTCTGTAGTCTGTACTCTGCTTTGTTATCTATTAATTAGTATATGGAATTATCTATTACAGATCTTGCTACATGATAATGTAACAAGTGATAGTCCTCGGCTGCTAATCCCTTTTGGGTGTTTCTAATCTCTTTTGAAGTGTCTTTGGCGGGTTTTGACAGCATGCGCAGTTGGCCAACGTATTCTCAGGTTTTGGATATGATATGAGCAGTTGCTGATTTCTGTTGAACTGTAACAGGCTCCTGCTAAAGAGGAGGAACCCCCGAAGAAGGATGAGCTGAAGTTCCAAGCTTTTAGTGGGAAGAGCTACTCCTTGAAACGTTAGCTGCCCATTACTAGATTTAGCCTTACAAATCATGTTCAGTGGCAGCTGTAGACAACTGTGTCTTAAGTATCCACCAGCATGTAGATATTATTTGAATTATGTAAATGTTTATCTTCATGGAAATATGGCCATCTTTCTATTTAATTACAAATATTCTAATAACGATCTAATGCGCGTTATCCTTCGCACTCTGTATGCACAACTGCTCGAGTCTACTGTGAATTTTCAGTCATGATTTCTAGATGGTAACAGCGTGTCAAAATCTAAAGCAAATCGCGCATGGAACATGAGCTATCGTTCTCAGTGGAAGACCGGATGGCAGATGAGTGTTGGGCCCTGGGAGTTTGGTTACGTGCCTATTTTATAAACCCTACTTTCCTGCTGATTGCTGAACAAAAGAGCATTATATGCTTTGTGGTGGACCAACGTACTGAACAAGTTCTTTCAATAAGTTTCACTTGCCACCTTTTATTTTGCCCCAGCATCTATTACTCATCTATTTTGTTCactcgtactccctccgttttttcATGAGGCACACAGGAcatatcaaaattcaaactttacaatttttgaccaataatttgactattatttttttatttttataatgtaaattttatatggttggactcgtaatcaaatatactctacaatgattataaatttataaccataaataatataatataatataaataatCAAAATATTATTTGGAAAATTATGCCAAGTTATGCTTACAagatagatggagggagtacgtttCTTAT from Setaria italica strain Yugu1 chromosome VII, Setaria_italica_v2.0, whole genome shotgun sequence includes the following:
- the LOC101752645 gene encoding ubiquitin fusion degradation protein 1 homolog, translated to MFYGGYAYHGSTFEQTYRCYPASFFDKPHLEGGDKVIMPPSALDRLASLHIEYPMLFELHNDATQRISHCGVLEFVAEEGMIIMPYWMMQNMLLQEGDTVRVKNATLPKGTYVKLQPHTTDFLDISNPKAILEKTLRNFSCLTTGDSIMVAYNNKQYYIDIVETKPASAVSIIETDCEVDFAPPLDYKEPEKPQQPTIPTSKAAAEVGDTVVEDEPKFKPFTGSGKRLDGRASKLQASEVPSTAHSVPLDSNKRANQQTSSAPATTSGASNSTRQKTGKLVFGSSASNNKEPQKAPAKEEEPPKKDELKFQAFSGKSYSLKR